One segment of Rosa chinensis cultivar Old Blush chromosome 6, RchiOBHm-V2, whole genome shotgun sequence DNA contains the following:
- the LOC112173009 gene encoding plasmodesmata-located protein 2 translates to MDFPTKQGLFFCSALLFFTILASFPSVITAEDYTALVYKGCANQKFQDSNGIYTQNLKSLFNSLVSSAQQQKTFFTTTSGDSTNAIMGLYQCRGDLSTADCATCVTKLPSLAQKYCGKAIAGRVQLSGCYLRYELSGFKQVSGTQLLYKICGSSRSSGSAEFEQKRDSAFDKLEGGIKNGSVLFYTGSYESVYVLGQCEGDLSNSDCGDCVKTATEQADSECGDSVSGQIYLHKCYISYSYYANGVPTLTSSSGTVGSNHHTTQKTVAIVVGGVAAVGFVFVCLMFIKSLLKKKRGAKHGDYY, encoded by the exons ATGGATTTCCCCACAAAACAAGGCCTTTTCTTTTGCTCTGCTCTGCTTTTCTTCACAATCCTTGCCTCCTTCCCCTCTGTAATCACAGCTGAGGATTACACAGCCTTGGTCTACAAGGGTTGTGCTAATCAAAAATTCCAAGACTCAAATGGGATTTACACCCAAAACCTCAAATCTCTATTCAACTCTCTAGTATCCTCAGCCCAGCAGCAAAAGACCTTCTTCACCACCACCTCTGGTGACTCCACAAATGCAATCATGGGTCTCTATCAGTGCAGAGGAGACCTCTCCACAGCTGATTGCGCCACCTGTGTCACAAAGCTTCCATCTTTAGCCCAAAAATACTGTGGAAAAGCCATAGCAGGTAGAGTCCAGCTCAGTGGGTGCTACTTGCGCTATGAACTTTCTGGGTTTAAGCAGGTTTCAGGGACACAGCTGCTGTACAAGATTTGCGGGTCGAGTCGGTCTAGTGGGTCTGCTGAGTTTGAACAGAAAAGGGACTCTGCTTTTGACAAATTGGAAGGTGGGATCAAGAATGGTAGTGTGTTGTTCTATACTGGGAGCTATGAGTCGGTTTATGTTTTGGGCCAGTGTGAGGGTGATTTGAGCAACAGTGATTGTGGGGATTGTGTCAAAACTGCTACTGAACAAGCCGATTCCGAGTGTGGTGATTCAGTTTCTGGGCAGATTTATCTGCACAAGTGCTATATCAGCTACAGCTACTATGCTAATGGCGTCCCAACCTTAACTTCCTCATCAG GGACTGTAGGGTCTAACCATCACACAACACAGAAGACAGTGGCCATTGTTGTGGGAGGTGTAGCAGCTGTGGGGTTTGTATTTGTATGCTTGATGTTTATCAAGTCTCTGTTAAAGAAGAAGCGTGGTGCCAAACATGGAGACTACTACTGA
- the LOC112171504 gene encoding E2F transcription factor-like E2FE: protein MATSSYLETPKTSRKSKNMYTWKGFGVVPNALKVLREEGLDLTPIPVACNNNNNNPLDETKREKSLAQNFVKLFVCTGSKSESISLDEAAKLLPGVGDAQNVSVMRTKVRRIYDIANVLSSVKLIEKTHTADTGKSAYRWLGLNERRDGLNLNLEPNLEQAKKRSFGTDLTNASSKRSKVVEKRVQDQGEVENCNSDGCGAKEIRRATSFVLSLR, encoded by the coding sequence ATGGCCACTTCCTCCTACCTGGAAACCCCCAAGACGTCAAGAAAGTCCAAGAACATGTACACGTGGAAGGGTTTTGGCGTGGTCCCTAACGCCCTAAAGGTGCTTAGAGAAGAAGGCCTGGATTTGACTCCGATCCCGGTGGCCtgcaataacaacaacaataatccCCTGGATGAGACCAAGAGGGAAAAGTCTCTGGCGCAGAATTTCGTGAAGCTGTTCGTGTGTACCGGATCGAAATCGGAATCGATTTCTCTTGATGAAGCTGCGAAATTACTGCCTGGAGTAGGGGATGCACAGAATGTATCGGTGATGAGGACGAAGGTGAGGAGGATCTATGACATTGCGAATGTGTTGTCGTCAGTgaaattgattgagaagactcatACGGCGGATACAGGGAAGTCGGCGTACAGGTGGTTGGGGCTGAATGAGAGAAGAGAtggtttgaatttgaatttggagCCGAATTTGGAGCAGGCTAAGAAGAGGAGCTTTGGGACAGATTTGACGAATGCGAGTAGTAAGAGGAGCAAGGTTGTAGAGAAGAGAGTTCAAGATCAGGGTGAGGTTGAGAACTGCAATTCGGATGGCTGTGGGGCGAAGGAGATTCGAAGAGCTACCAGTTTCGTCCTTTCACTCCGGTAG
- the LOC112171505 gene encoding probable pre-mRNA-splicing factor ATP-dependent RNA helicase DEAH2 — MASSIVRTKRKRKLCLFDHSVSSDSKRSKPNGGGGATSTNLDTSIDLINNRWTGRPYSERYYEILEKRRTLPVWKYKEKFLQELKGTQCLVLVGETGSGKTTQIPQFVLEAVAENVYPELTRSKRKMMIACTQPRRVAAMSVSRRVAEEMDVVIGEEVGYSIRFEECTSGKTMLKYLTDGMLLREAMADPLFERYNVIILDEAHERTLATDLLFGILKEVLKVRADLKLVVMSATLEAKKFRDYFNGAPLIEVPGRLYPVEIMYTQQPERDYVEAAIRTVAQILTCEAPGDVLVFLTGGEEIEDACLKINREINKINYQCEIGPVKVMPLYSTLPSDMQQKVFDQIPERKIVVSTNIAETSLTIDGVVYVVDPGFSKQKVYNPRAHVESLLVSPISKASARQRSGRAGRTQPGKCFRLYTQKSFHNDLEQETYPEILRSNLANTVLTMKKLGVEDLSHYDFMDPPAPETMMDALEVLYFLGALDEDGNLTMVGEIMSEFPLDPQMSKMLIVSPQYNCSNEILSISAMLSVPTPFIRPRDEVQEADEAKAEFAHIDGDHLTLLNVYHAYKQHNEDPSWCYDNYLSHKALKAADNVRQQLMRIMARLNLKLCSTDLSSPDYYINIRKALLAGYFRQVAHLQRSGQYLTRKEKQVVHLHPSNSLDHKPEFVIYNEYVLTSRSFIRTVTQISGEWLVEYNI; from the coding sequence atggcTAGTTCTATTGTACGTACCAAAAGGAAGAGGAAGCTGTGCTTATTCGACCATTCGGTCTCATCCGACTCCAAGAGGAGCAAACCAAATGGTGGTGGAGGAGCAACCTCAACGAACCTCGATACTAGTATTGATCTCATCAACAACAGGTGGACTGGAAGGCCTTACTCAGAAAGGTACTATGAGATCCTTGAGAAGAGGAGAACTTTGCCTGTCTGGAAATATAAAGAGAAGTTCTTGCAGGAACTCAAGGGCACCCAATGTTTAGTTTTAGTTGGTGAAACCGGCAGTGGTAAAACTACTCAGATTCCTCAATTTGTTTTGGAAGCTGTTGCCGAGAATGTATATCCAGAACTAACACGCAGCAAGAGGAAGATGATGATCGCGTGTACTCAGCCCCGTCGAGTGGCTGCAATGTCAGTGTCCCGCCGTGTTGCTGAGGAGATGGATGTGGTCATCGGAGAAGAGGTTGGTTACAGCATCCGTTTCGAGGAGTGCACCAGCGGGAAGACAATGTTGAAGTACTTAACTGATGGTATGCTTTTAAGAGAAGCAATGGCAGATCCACTTTTTGAGAGATATAATGTCATAATTCTTGACGAAGCTCATGAAAGAACTTTGGCCACTGATCTTCTGTTTGGGATTCTCAAGGAAGTGTTGAAAGTTAGAGCTGACCTGAAGCTGGTTGTGATGAGTGCTACTCTTGAGGCCAAGAAGTTTCGAGATTATTTTAATGGTGCACCCCTCATAGAAGTTCCTGGCAGGCTTTATCCTGTGGAGATTATGTACACTCAGCAACCCGAAAGGGATTACGTAGAGGCAGCAATACGAACTGTTGCACAGATTCTTACTTGTGAGGCTCCTGGAGATGTGCTTGTTTTCCTAACTGGAGGGGAGGAAATAGAAGATGCATGCCTCAAAATTAATAGAGAAATTAATAAAATCAATTACCAGTGTGAAATTGGTCCTGTGAAAGTGATGCCATTGTATTCAACTCTCCCCTCTGATATGCAACAGAAAGTGTTTGATCAAATTCCTGAGAGGAAAATTGTGGTGTCAACAAACATTGCAGAAACTTCTCTTACCATAGATGGAGTTGTTTATGTTGTTGACCCCGGATTTTCCAAACAGAAAGTTTATAACCCACGAGCGCATGTTGAGTCCTTGTTGGTGTCTCCAATTTCTAAGGCAAGTGCACGTCAGAGGTCAGGGCGTGCCGGAAGAACTCAGCCGGGAAAATGCTTTAGACTATACACTCAGAAAAGTTTCCACAACGATCTTGAGCAAGAGACATATCCAGAGATATTGAGATCAAACCTTGCAAATACAGTACTTACCATGAAAAAACTAGGAGTAGAGGATTTGAGTCATTATGATTTCATGGATCCTCCTGCTCCTGAGACAATGATGGATGCACTAgaggttttgtattttttgggAGCCCTTGATGAAGATGGTAACTTGACCATGGTGGGGGAGATTATGAGTGAATTCCCACTAGACCCTCAGATGTCAAAGATGCTCATTGTCAGCCCTCAATACAACTGCTCCAATGAGATTTTGTCAATTTCTGCGATGCTTTCCGTGCCCACCCCATTTATCCGGCCTAGGGATGAGGTTCAAGAAGCCGACGAAGCCAAAGCTGAGTTTGCCCACATTGACGGAGATCACCTCACTTTGCTCAATGTGTATCATGCTTACAAGCAACACAATGAGGACCCATCCTGGTGCTATGACAACTATCTCAGTCATAAGGCATTGAAGGCTGCAGACAATGTTAGGCAGCAGCTGATGCGCATTATGGCTCGTCTTAACCTCAAGCTATGTAGTACTGACTTAAGCAGCCCTGACTACTACATCAACATAAGAAAGGCTCTGCTGGCTGGATATTTCAGGCAGGTAGCTCATCTACAACGCAGCGGACAGTACCTGACTAGAAAAGAGAAACAAGTAGTACATTTGCATCCCTCAAATTCTCTGGATCACAAACCAGAGTTTGTGATCTACAACGAGTATGTCTTGACAAGCAGGAGTTTTATCCGAACGGTGACCCAGATAAGTGGTGAATGGCTAGTCGAATACAACATCTGA
- the LOC121050204 gene encoding uncharacterized protein LOC121050204, which produces MEMIAERSLALAAMESKYLYICTCEMHKSVFDRWVVHRIEMSDVLSASEDHIRYLPFKQVANEIGGHDLPLLVGCGVFKSKILIGGGVKKIPGAHPSPASPVYFFETDTTDRKLNQKLKLGSFPPFIGGKAQPLLVEMKGQLYALPGDEMKLRYDSHFERFDPSCEKWSPLARPPIWDPDSPYYSTPVGSGYVITDTSILFSRQATPVFRFDITKPNAGWSVQESLCSGKSFPFRGTTLVHDCVYGGFIIFAIDIEPENSNYDGNWPQTRFPRILVYHMSQDYGSWTDVATVELPFTDELPLIFQEPVSYNLVSLGDQRVCLVLATFSSPISSGRWEESEMMHFLVTTFKYKTETTMKGTREESPISFSFSCQFLSNPVIFDYNIQQHTPSPATEHALTLGAFLLWIF; this is translated from the exons ATGGAGATGATAGCGGAACGATCCCTAGCCCTAGCGGCGATGGAGAGCAAGTATCTCTACATATGTACCTGTGAAATGCACAAATCTGTTTTCGATCGGTGGGTTGTTCACCGAATCGAAATGAGCGATGTGTTATCTGCATCGGAAGACCATATTCGTTATCTGCCTTTCAAGCAAGTGGCTAATGAAATTGGCGGCCATGACCTTCCGTTGTTGGTGGGTTGTGGTGTCTtcaaatccaaaattctcatcGGCGGCGGCGTGAAGAAAATTCCGGGGGCCCATCCATCTCCAGCTTCGCCTGTGTATTTTTTTGAGACAGACACAACCGATCGGAAACTCAATCAGAAACTCAAGTTGGGGAGCTTTCCCCCTTTCATAGGAGGAAAAGCTCAACCGCTGCTAGTGGAGATGAAGGGGCAACTTTATGCTCTTCCCGGTGACGAGATGAAGTTGAGATACGATAGTCATTTTGAGAGATTTGACCCGTCCTGCGAAAAATGGTCACCCCTGGCCCGACCTCCTATTTGGGATCCTGACTCTCCATACTATAGCACTCCTGTCGGTTCAGGTTATGTAATCACAGACACCAGCATTCTTTTCTCACGTCAGGCTACCCCTGTGTTCCGGTTTGACATCACGAAGCCGAATGCAGGATGGTCTGTACAGGAATCTTTGTGTTCTGGAAAATCTTTTCCCTTTCGAGGCACAACTCTAGTTCATGACTGTGTTTATGGTGGTTTCATAATCTTTGCCATAGATATTGAGCCAGAAAATTCGAATTATGATGGGAATTGGCCTCAAACTAGATTTCCAAGAATACTAGTCTACCACATGTCCCAAGATTATGGTTCTTGGACCGATGTAGCAACTGTGGAACTGCCATTTACAGATGAGTTGCCTCTCATATTTCAAGAACCAGTAAGCTATAACTTAGTTAGTCTAGGAGATCAAAGAGTATGCCTGGTTCTGGCTACATTTAGCAGCCCAATAAGCAGTGGCCGTTGGGAAGAAAGTGAGATGATGCATTTTCTTGTGACAACATTCAAGTACAAAACTGAAACTACCATGAAAGGAACAAGGGAAGAATCAcccatttccttttctttcagcTGTCAATTCCTGAGTAATCCTGTCATCTTTGATTATAATATCCAGCAGCATACTCCATCTCCTGCAACCGAGCATGCCTTAACGCTGGGCGCGTTTTTGCT GTGGATATTTTGA